TCGATTCGCAGTGAACGCATGCTGATGGAACAGATTTCGTACAACATGCTGTTCCGATGGTTTGTCGGCCTGGCGATGGACGACGCGGTGGGGGACCACTCGACGTTCAGCAAGAACCGCGAGCGACTGATGGCCCATGACGTCATCGTGGGCCTGTTCAATGAAACGGTCGAGATAGCGCACGCACGCGGCCACCTGTCGGGCGAGCACTTTAGCGTAGACGGCACATTGATCCAGGCATGGGCTGGACAGAAGAGTTTCGTGCGCAGGGACAAGTCTGACGACGAGACCCCACCGGATGGCGGTACCCGCTCGAAGGAGAGCTGGCACGGCGAGAAGCGCAGCAACGAAACGCATGAGTCGAGCACGGATAGTGAAGCGCGGCTGTTTCGCAAGAGCCGCTGAACTGGGGCGCTGCTGTGCTACGTCGGCCACGTGCTGACTGACAACCGGCATGGCCTGGTGGTGAACGCCCAGGTGACGCAGGTCAACGGTACGGCTGAGCGCGATGCCGCGGCCGACATGCTTGCCGATGCTGCGCGTCTGGCCGATACGCCCATCACAGTCGGTGCCGACAAGAATTACGACACGGCGGGATGTGTCGCCACGTGCCGCATGCATCGCGTCACGCCGCACGTTGCGTAGAACGACGGCCGAGCGGGTGGTTCGGCAATTGACGGACGCACAACCCGCTGGGCCGGCTACGCGATCAGTCAACGCAAGCGCAAATGCATTGAACAGGTGTTTGGTTGGGGCAAGACCGTTGGCCGGATCCGTCAGGCGGTGTATCGCGGTCGTGAGCGGGTCGAGCAGTTGTTCATGCTCACGCAGGCGGCCTATAACCTCACGCGCATGCGAACGCTCGCCGGGAAAACGGCATAGAAGCGCAAATCGATGAGGAGACGGCATTGATTCCACCTGAATTAAGAATTCTCGGCATCAAATCGGCATGAAGCCGAACCGGCGCAACGGCTTACTCGAATGCCGGGCCGTGCGTCAGCGAGGGTTATTTCAACAGCCTGCTAGAGCCCCAACCGGCGGGGCTTTGAGGGCAATTTCAGCCTTGACCGAAATTAGTTATATAGAGACAGCTTGCAAGCACGCGGTCGAAGGGATCACGAAATCGGCCGCGCTCGAAGCCGCGTCGTCCGGCGTGCGCGTGAACGCGGTCGCGCCGGGGCCGACCGATACCGGCATGCTCGACCGCTTCACCGGCAGCGCGGAGCGCAAGGCGGGCCTCGCTGCGCAGGTGCCGCTCGGCCGCGTCGGCCGGCCCGACGAAGTGGCGCGCGCGATCGTGTTCGTCGCGTCGGATGCCGCGTCGTTCATCAGCGGGCAGATCATCAGCGTCGATGGCGCGAAGTCGGCGGGGTGAACCGTTCCGCTGCCTGCGCAGGGTTTCGCGGGCGCTGAACGGTGCGGCATCGCATCCGACACCGTATTCGCCGTTCTGGCGGCGGCATCGACGCCGCGGCCTGCTGCCATCGTTCCCACTCTCCAGCCGCCGTCACGCGAGTGCTGTAGCATGTCCTGCATCGCCCGGATGTGCCGCGTTACCGCGCTGCCCGTCGCGATAACGCATGCGCAAACGCACGCGGAAATGGCCGGCGTCCCCGTGCAGCGCGCGGACGGCCCGGCCCGCTCATCCAGGAGAACGTCGATGCCCAGTCAAGCCACGAACACCAGCCGCCCCGTGAAGATTCCCGGCCCCGATCATCCGATCACGATCGCGCGTCATCCGAAACGGGTCGTCGTCACTGTCGCCGGCAAGGTCGTCGCCGACACGCGCAACGCGCTCGCGCTGCGCGAGGCCAGTTATCCGGCCGTGCTGTACATCCCGCGCGAGGACGCGGACATGACGCTGTTCGAACGCACCGATCACGCGACCTACTGCCCGTACAAGGGCGACTGCACGTATTACTCGATTCCGGCCGGCGGCGCGCGCTCGGTCAACGCGGTGTGGACGTACGAGCACGCGTACGAGGCGGTGTCGCCGATTCGCTCGTATCTCGCGTTCTATCCGGATCGCGTCGATGCGATCGACGAGCGCGACGACGACGCGCCCGCGCACTGAACCGCGCATTCCCAGGGGGATGGCGATGGGCACGCCCGCGTTCGACGACCTTCCCGCGCCGCTCACGCGCATCGACACGCGGCCGCTGTTCGTGATGCGGCTCGACGTGAAGCCGATCGTCGTGGTCGGCGATACGCCGGGGCCGTTCCGGCGCGTCGGCATCGTGCCGTCGGGCACGTTCGCGGGCGAACGGCTCGCGGGCACGGTGCTCGACGGCGGCAGCGACTGGCAGACGGTGCGCGACGACGGCAGCACGACGCTCGACGTGCGGCTCGTGCTGCGCACCGGCGACGGCGTGCATGTCGCGATGTCGTATCGCGGCGTGCGGCACGGCGACCCTGACGTGATCGGCCGGCTCGAACGCGGCGAGGCCGTCGATCCGGCGAGTTACTACTTCCGCATCGCGCCGCAGTTCGAGGCGCCGGCCGGGCCTTATGCGTGGCTGAACCGGATCGTCGCGGTCGGCGCCGGACACCGGTTCGCGGGCGGCCCGGTGTACAGCGTGTTCGAGGTGTTGTGACCGGGGTGCTGCGCTGCCGGCGATGCGTTCGCGTGCCACAATGCGCGACCTTGCGACCGCATCAGCGCGCATCGACGCGCATTGACCATTAACGGAACCCACACGATGCAGCTTCTCGACCACGTTTCGATCGCCGTCCCCGACATCGACGCCGCGCGCGTGTTTTACGACGCGATCATGCAGCCGCTCGGCGCGACCAAGGTCTACGACCGCGCGGACGCGATCGGCTACGGCGAACGCTGCAACGCGGCCGATACGGCGTCGACGTGCGTCGCGATCTATCCCGATCCCGCGCCGGTCGCGGCGAACCGGCGGCACTGGTGCTTCAAGGCGGCCTCGCGCGCGCACGTCGATGCGTTTTTCGCGGCGGGCCTCGCGGCCGGCGGACGGTCGGACGGCGAGCCGGGGCTGCGGCCGCACTACCATCGCGATTACTACGCGGCGTTTCTCGTCGATCCGGCCGGCAATCGCGTCGAGGCGGTGTGTCACGCGGCGGTGTGAAGGTCCGATTGGCGCGCGCGGCATCAGCACGGGCGAGTGGCGGATGCAAAAGGCCGTCGCAATGCGGCGCGCGGCACAGTGACGGTTGCGCAGGGTGGTCGATCAGGTTCGATCATGCGCGCCGTGCAGCCGCCGCGATTTCTCGTTAAATGCCGCTTTCTGCCGCCGACCAAACCCATCCACGCGCTGACCGCGTCAGCACCACGCGCGCGAGCGGCGCGACTTCGATTCGAAACATCGCGTGATCCGGCGCGCCGAGCGCATGCGCGACCGCCGCGCGAATCACGGCCGCATGCGTGATCGCGAGCATGTCGTCGCCGGATGCGTTCAGCCCATCGAGCCACGCGCCGACGCGCACCGCAACGTCCGCCAGCGACTCGCCGCCATGCGCCGCGAACCGCGGATCGCACAGCCATGCGTCAATCTCGGTGGCCGCGACGTCCTTGATCGCGCGGCCACGCCACGTTCCGTAATCGACGTCCGCGAGCGCCGCTTCGGTTGCCGCATCGACGCCGCACGCGTCGGCCGTCTGCCGCGCGCACGCGGCCGGGCTGCGCAGCACGGTCGTGCGGGCGCGCAGCCGAAACCCGCGCGCGAAACCGGCGGCCTCTTCGAGGCCGCGCGGGTCGAGCGGATCGTCGTCGGGAAAGCGGCCCGACCGCATCGCGGCGGTGGCAGGGTGGGCGAGCAGGCAGAGGCGCATCGTCGTCGTCAAGGCATCGAAGGAGAAAGGCGGGGTGCAGCCGCCCGATTCTGCCCGATTCTGCAATCCGCGTTTCGCGCGTAGAATCCTGCCGGTACGGAGTGCGGAAGCCGGTGCGAAACCGGCGCGGTCGCGCCACTGTGACCGGCTGGCAACAACAGCCGGAAGTCAGACCCACCTTCGTCCACCCTTTCGATCGACTATCGGGGCGCGGAAACCCCAGGGAGATATCCACGATGAATGACACCGTTTTCCAGCCGGTCGCCGAACCGGCGCCGATCCCGCTGCGCGAGCTGCTGCCCTGGGCTGTGTTCGGCGGCCTGATGCTGCTGCTCGCCATCTACTTCGTCGGCGCCGAACAGGGCGCGACGTCGATTTTTCCGGGCATGTACGTGCACGAGTTCGTGCACGACGGCCGCCATCTGCTCGGCTTCCCCTGTCACTGACGCGGAGGCGTTCATGGTCGGAAAACTGTTGATACGCGGGATGCTTGCGGGCATCGCCGCGGGGCTGCTCACGTTCGGCTTCGCGAAGCTGGCCGGCGAGCCGCAGGTCGATCGCGCGATCGCGTTCGAAGAGAAACTCGACGCCGCGAAAGGCGAAGCGCCCGAGCCCGAACTGGTGAGCCGCCCCACCCAGGCCGGCATCGGCCTCGCGACCGGCGTGCTCGTGTACGGCGCGGCGATCGGCGGGCTGTTCTCGCTCGTGTTCGCGTACGTGCACGGCCGCGCGAGCCGGCTCGGCGCGCGCTCGCTTGCCGCGTGGCTGGCGCTTGCCGCGTTCGTGTCGATTGCGATCGTGCCGGCGCTCAAGTATCCGCCGAACCCGCCATCGGTCGGCGACCCCGACACGATCGGCTACCGGACCGGATTGTTCTTCCTGATGGTCGCGGTGTCGATCGCGGCGACGGTGTTCTCGCTGAAGCTGCGCCGCCATGCGGTCGCGCGCTTCGGCGCATGGAACGGTTCGATCGTCGCCGGCCTCGTGTTCATCGCGATCATCGTGGCGGTGCAGCTTGCGCTGCCGGTGATCGACGAAGTGCCGGCCGCGTTCCCGGCGACGCTGCTGTGGAAGTTCCGCACCGTCGCGATCGGCATGCAGGCGATCATGTGGACCACGATCGGCCTGCTGTTCGGCGCGCTGGCCGAGCGCGTGCGCCTGCCCGGCGCGCGGCCCGTCGCCGCCGCGCGTCACGCCTGAGCGTGACGTTCGTCCGCGCGGAACGGCTTCGCTGCCGTTCCGCGCGCGTCTCCTGTTTTTCCCGCTTCGCCTTCCGATGACCGATTCCGTTTCGAGCGCGGTGCCGCGCGGCACGCTGATGATCCAGGGCACCACGTCCGACGCGGGCAAGAGCACGCTGGTGGCGGGCCTGTGCCGGCTCGCGCGCCGCGCGGGCGCGCGCGTCGCGCCGTTCAAGCCGCAGAACATGGCGCTCAACAGCGCGGTGACCGCGGACGGCGGCGAGATCGGCCGTGCGCAGGCGTTGCAGGCGCTCGCGGCCGGCATCGACGCGCACACCGACCTGAACCCGGTGCTGCTGAAGCCGACGAGCGACCGCGGCGCACAGGTGATCGTGCACGGCCGCGCGCGGATGAACCTGCAGGCGCGCGCGTATCACGACTACAAGCCGGTCGTGTTCGATGCGGTGCTCGAATCGTATGCGCGGCTGCGACAGCAGTACGACACGATCTTCGTCGAAGGCGCGGGCAGCCCGGCCGAAGTGAACCTGCGCGCGAACGACATCGCGAACATGGGTTTCGCGGAAGCCGTCGATTGCCCGGTGCTGCTGGTCGCGGACATCGACCGCGGCGGCGTGTTCGCGCACCTGGTCGGCACGCTCGAATGCCTGTCCGCGAGCGAGCGCGAGCGGATCGCCGGGTTCGTCATCAACCGCTTTCGCGGCGATCCCGCGCTGCTGAAGCCGGGTCTCGACTGGCTCGAAGCGCGCACCGGCAAGCCGGTGCTCGGCGTCGTGCCGTATCTGCACGGGCTGACGCTCGACGCGGAGGACATGCTGCCGGGCGTCGCGCGCAGCGGCGCGCAGGCGGATGGGCCGGTGCTGAAGGTGATCGTGCCGGCGTTGCCGCACATCAGCAACCATACGGACTTCGATCCGCTGCGCGTGCATCCGCAGGTCGATTTCAGCTACGTGCGGACCGGCGTCGCGCCGCCGCCAGCGGATCTCGTGATCCTGCCCGGCTCGAAGAACGTGCGCGGCGATCTCGACTGGCTGCGCGCGAACGGCTGGGACGATGCGCTGCGGCGGCATCTGCGTTATGGCGGCCGCGTGATCGGCATCTGCGGCGGTTTGCAGATGCTCGGGCGCGAGGTCGCGGACCCGCACGGCGTCGAAGGCGAGCCGGGCGCGAGCGACGGCTTCGGATGGCTCGACTACCGGACCGTGCTTACGCAGCGCAAGGCGTTGCGGAACGTGCGCGGCGCGTTGACGTTCGCGGATGCGCCGGCCGTGGCGGGGTACGAGATTCATATGGGCGAGACGGAGGGGCCGGCGTTGGCGAAGCCGGTTTTGTCGCTGGCTGGTTCCGACGCGGGCGACGCGGCTCGGCCCGATGGCGCGCTGTCCGACGACGGACAGATTCTCGCGACCTATGTGCATGGGCTGTTCGACAGTCCGGACGCCTGCGCGGCGCTGCTCGAATGGGCGGGGTTGAGCGGCGCGCAGACGGTCGATTATCCGGCGCTGCGCGAGGCGTCGCTGGAGCGGCTGGCGGATACGCTGGCGGAGAGTCTCGATGTGCCGCGGATTTATGACGCGATTGGGCGTGGGGTAGCGAAGGCTTGACCGGTCGAGTCGGGTTCGCGTCGTTCGACGGCCTGAACCGCTGTGATTGCGCGAGATAGAACGGCGTGGTTTTGCCAAACCAGGCCCCCCCTCAAAACGCGTGCCCCCCAAACATCCCCGCCGCAAACGCCGGATTCGACGGCCAGTACCCGTGCATATAAGTCGCGACAATCGACCCATGCACATACACCGCTTCCCCGTCCGCGCCGCGCTGCGGCCGCGTGGCCGTCGCGACCGGCTCAAGCGGCGTCGTGATCTTCGAGTAGTGGAACGTATGCCCGGTCAGCACGCCATGACGTCCTTCGACCTGTTGCATCCCGAGCGCCGCGAGCCGCTTCTGCATCGCGCCGACGCCGGGCAGCAGCCCGAGCATCGGCGTGCGTTCGCCATCCTGATCGACGAGCGCATCGAGCAGATACAGCATCCCGCCGCATTCCGCGACCACCGGCTTATGAGCCGCGACATGCGCGCGAATCGCCTCGGCGCTGCGCGCATTGCGCGCGAGCGCAGCCGCATGAAGCTCCGGATATCCGCCCGGCAGATAAAGCGCATCGGCATCGCCGGGCAACGGCTCGTCCGCCAGCGGCGAAAAACATTCGACCCGCGCGCCTAGCGTTTCGAGCAGCGCAAGATTCGCCGGATAGATGAACGAAAACGCCGCATCGCGCGCCACCGCGATCCGCTTGCCGTCCAGCAGTCTCGGCAGCGCCGCGCGCGGCGGCGCGTCGAAGTCGAGCGCGGGCGGCAGCGCCGCGAGTCCCGTGCCGGCCAGCGCATCGGCGACGCGATCGAGCCTCGCATCGAGGTCGCCGATCTCGGCGGCCTGATGCAGGCCCAGATGGCGATCCGGCAGTTCGATGTCGTCCGCGCCCGCGATATGCCCGCACCAGCGCAGCGCGGGCGGCAGCGCATCGCGCAGCAACTGCGCGTGATACGCGCTGCCGACGCGGTTCGCGAGCACGCCGTAGAACGGCACGCCGGGTCTGAACTGCGCGAGCCCGAACGCGACCGCGCCGAACGTCTGCGCCATCGACTTCGCGGTGATCACCGCGAGCACCGGAATGCCGAACGCGGCCGCGAGGTCCGCGCTCGACGGCGTGCCGTCGTAAAGGCCCATCACGCCTTCGACGAGGATCAGGTCCGCGTCCCCGGCCGCTTCCGCGAGCAGCGTCCGGCAGCCCGCCTCGCCGACCATCCACAGATCGAGCGAATACACCGGCGCGCCGCTCGCGCGCGCGAGGATCGTCGGGTCGATGAAGTCGGGGCCGGTCTTGAACACGCGCACGCGCCGCCCAAGCCGCCGATGCAGCCGCGCGAGCCCCGCGGTGATCGTGGTCTTGCCCTGGCCGGAAGCGGGCGCGCTGACGAACAGCGC
The Paraburkholderia caballeronis genome window above contains:
- a CDS encoding CbtB domain-containing protein translates to MNDTVFQPVAEPAPIPLRELLPWAVFGGLMLLLAIYFVGAEQGATSIFPGMYVHEFVHDGRHLLGFPCH
- a CDS encoding CbtA family protein; amino-acid sequence: MVGKLLIRGMLAGIAAGLLTFGFAKLAGEPQVDRAIAFEEKLDAAKGEAPEPELVSRPTQAGIGLATGVLVYGAAIGGLFSLVFAYVHGRASRLGARSLAAWLALAAFVSIAIVPALKYPPNPPSVGDPDTIGYRTGLFFLMVAVSIAATVFSLKLRRHAVARFGAWNGSIVAGLVFIAIIVAVQLALPVIDEVPAAFPATLLWKFRTVAIGMQAIMWTTIGLLFGALAERVRLPGARPVAAARHA
- a CDS encoding DUF3237 domain-containing protein; this translates as MRSTSATTTRPRTEPRIPRGMAMGTPAFDDLPAPLTRIDTRPLFVMRLDVKPIVVVGDTPGPFRRVGIVPSGTFAGERLAGTVLDGGSDWQTVRDDGSTTLDVRLVLRTGDGVHVAMSYRGVRHGDPDVIGRLERGEAVDPASYYFRIAPQFEAPAGPYAWLNRIVAVGAGHRFAGGPVYSVFEVL
- a CDS encoding cobyrinate a,c-diamide synthase, whose translation is MASCPALFVSAPASGQGKTTITAGLARLHRRLGRRVRVFKTGPDFIDPTILARASGAPVYSLDLWMVGEAGCRTLLAEAAGDADLILVEGVMGLYDGTPSSADLAAAFGIPVLAVITAKSMAQTFGAVAFGLAQFRPGVPFYGVLANRVGSAYHAQLLRDALPPALRWCGHIAGADDIELPDRHLGLHQAAEIGDLDARLDRVADALAGTGLAALPPALDFDAPPRAALPRLLDGKRIAVARDAAFSFIYPANLALLETLGARVECFSPLADEPLPGDADALYLPGGYPELHAAALARNARSAEAIRAHVAAHKPVVAECGGMLYLLDALVDQDGERTPMLGLLPGVGAMQKRLAALGMQQVEGRHGVLTGHTFHYSKITTPLEPVATATRPQRGADGEAVYVHGSIVATYMHGYWPSNPAFAAGMFGGHAF
- a CDS encoding VOC family protein; amino-acid sequence: MQLLDHVSIAVPDIDAARVFYDAIMQPLGATKVYDRADAIGYGERCNAADTASTCVAIYPDPAPVAANRRHWCFKAASRAHVDAFFAAGLAAGGRSDGEPGLRPHYHRDYYAAFLVDPAGNRVEAVCHAAV
- a CDS encoding cobyric acid synthase: MTDSVSSAVPRGTLMIQGTTSDAGKSTLVAGLCRLARRAGARVAPFKPQNMALNSAVTADGGEIGRAQALQALAAGIDAHTDLNPVLLKPTSDRGAQVIVHGRARMNLQARAYHDYKPVVFDAVLESYARLRQQYDTIFVEGAGSPAEVNLRANDIANMGFAEAVDCPVLLVADIDRGGVFAHLVGTLECLSASERERIAGFVINRFRGDPALLKPGLDWLEARTGKPVLGVVPYLHGLTLDAEDMLPGVARSGAQADGPVLKVIVPALPHISNHTDFDPLRVHPQVDFSYVRTGVAPPPADLVILPGSKNVRGDLDWLRANGWDDALRRHLRYGGRVIGICGGLQMLGREVADPHGVEGEPGASDGFGWLDYRTVLTQRKALRNVRGALTFADAPAVAGYEIHMGETEGPALAKPVLSLAGSDAGDAARPDGALSDDGQILATYVHGLFDSPDACAALLEWAGLSGAQTVDYPALREASLERLADTLAESLDVPRIYDAIGRGVAKA
- a CDS encoding histidine phosphatase family protein, yielding MRLCLLAHPATAAMRSGRFPDDDPLDPRGLEEAAGFARGFRLRARTTVLRSPAACARQTADACGVDAATEAALADVDYGTWRGRAIKDVAATEIDAWLCDPRFAAHGGESLADVAVRVGAWLDGLNASGDDMLAITHAAVIRAAVAHALGAPDHAMFRIEVAPLARVVLTRSARGWVWSAAESGI
- a CDS encoding DUF427 domain-containing protein, producing MPSQATNTSRPVKIPGPDHPITIARHPKRVVVTVAGKVVADTRNALALREASYPAVLYIPREDADMTLFERTDHATYCPYKGDCTYYSIPAGGARSVNAVWTYEHAYEAVSPIRSYLAFYPDRVDAIDERDDDAPAH